ccattcatctgatttttttagcattgattaattttatcatttatcgtaaacaagatgaatgataaattaacccgatgaatggttaattttaccattcatcatcgatttttgaaagattttgaactttttttttatgaaaaaaaattgattagaggtgcattttaatgcagatttctgaatgtaaaaaaaattaaaaaaaaaaaaaattttattttgcttatcccgtttgtactccttttaagcttatccatggatcgtgcccctatatatatatatatatatatatatatatatatatatatatatagagagagagagaaaaaaattCAAAAAGTTAATATGTGACATTTATTTTGTAACGGATAGAATACTTAATTTTATTAGTAAAAAAAGTTAAATCAATATATTGAAGGGTAAAACAGGTATTTCAGGAGATACATTTACAAATTACAAACTAGGTCCTAAAACTGAAGCCCTCAGGTTGAATTCCAAAATCCCCAAAATTGGAGGGACGAGTCAATTCAATTCAATAATATATCCAAAACCTTGAACCAAACCAAACCCTAAAATTTGAACAACTCCGATTTCAGTGACACTAAATTATACTATCAATTAACAGGTGTTTAGCAGATGATTAAAATGGATGGATTAACAGAAGATGAACGAAAAGCTCTTCGTGGTAGCAAATTTGCCCCTCTTCCATCCGCCGCCTCCTCTTCCGTTTCTCGATCTCAATCTAGGTCAACTCTTAAATTCTGAATCATATACAATTATTATAATCATACATATTAATTTTACTTTATCGTGATTTGTTGATTTTGATTGAGATCTGACAAAACTTTGTTTTTATTGATTTACTTGTGGATTTTAAATTATTGAACTTGATATGTGTTTGCatatgttgaatttgtgataagtTATATGTGTATGCAATTGAATTGATAAAATTATGAGTTATTAATAATTGTATTTAGCCTTGAAtggaataaataattaaataatgtgAATAATATAATGTATTGTAGATTGGCACACCCTGGAGGACCAATGAAGACTAACAAAGCTGCTGCGTTAGCAAAGTTTCTCGAACGAAAGTCGCAGGAACCAAGCGGATTATCTTCGATTAATCCTAAACTTGTTGAATTGGCGGTCAAAAATGCCAAAGAGACCGTCAGAGCAAGTAATGATTTTCGTATTACTTTCACTAAGCGTGCATATATGAgattatgtgtacatataacgcgtAACTTTTGCTTACTCCAAAGTTATTTGCCTTTATGTATGACATGTAGTCTTGTAGATTAAAGAGGAAGTGTTAACATGAGTTTTAACTTTTAATGCTGGCAATAAGTAGGTATTTACCTGTACGTCgttttgatgatggtgatgatgaacatATATGCAAAGTAGTGTTGCTATAAGATTTTGGAACATGCATGATTTATAATTTTTATTCATACATAGTGCATGGTTTTAAAAAACGGCCAAGGCGTACGCCTCGAGGCGCGCCTCGGAACGTTTTTGGAAAATCCCGTTTTAAAACGTACGCCTCGATGGCCTTTAAAAATCGTACTCCTCATATGCCGAGGCGGATCGTTTTGTTGCTGAGGCGGTACGCATCGATGCCCTTTTTTTTGCTGAAGCGGTACGTCTCGTAAGCCTTGATGGCCTTTATGTATTTTTTAACTCCTCCTCGAACGTACGCCTCGGTTCGCC
This window of the Rutidosis leptorrhynchoides isolate AG116_Rl617_1_P2 chromosome 7, CSIRO_AGI_Rlap_v1, whole genome shotgun sequence genome carries:
- the LOC139858661 gene encoding uncharacterized protein isoform X2 gives rise to the protein MIKMDGLTEDERKALRGSKFAPLPSAASSSVSRSQSRLAHPGGPMKTNKAAALAKFLERKSQEPSGLSSINPKLVELAVKNAKETVRASNASNSERRIQHVNSFGDSEDIIEEDEEFTVKPTKKKKRGKKKKNKKNKKQKVN
- the LOC139858661 gene encoding uncharacterized protein isoform X1, which produces MIKMDGLTEDERKALRGSKFAPLPSAASSSVSRSQSRLAHPGGPMKTNKAAALAKFLERKSQEPSGLSSINPKLVELAVKNAKETVRASNASNSERRIQHVNSFGDSEQDIIEEDEEFTVKPTKKKKRGKKKKNKKNKKQKVN